In one window of Camelina sativa cultivar DH55 chromosome 15, Cs, whole genome shotgun sequence DNA:
- the LOC104744810 gene encoding uncharacterized protein LOC104744810: MGNNKNNNKNKNKKKPENKKKKPENQKKPENKNEISQKVIVFGVNDPASRIGWTLLALLCVYGAVSAVRVMKLEEGFSYKIGLSLYVILAVASFFTETPSIVCRAGRWVRTFVPLILFIIIYFIIYNFQTFWVSVLVLSVVFGLFVLVQLLYPVEGFYFMYVLGIMMLGGFLAVFACDYDPKIHPFWFCFLTLSVFEMIIYFFNYPGPTNRAFSFY; this comes from the coding sequence caagaagaagcctgagaacaagaagaagaagcctgaGAACCAGAAGAAGCCTGAGAACAAGAACGAAATCTCCCAGAAAGTGATCGTTTTTGGTGTGAATGATCCAGCATCAAGGATAGGTTGGACTCTCTTGGCTCTTCTGTGCGTTTATGGAGCTGTGAGTGCTGTAAGGGTGATGAAGCTTGAAGAGGGTTTCAGCTACAAGATTGGCCTATCTCTATATGTGATTCTTGCGGTAGCCTCCTTTTTCACTGAAACTCCATCTATAGTTTGTAGGGCAGGTCGTTGGGTTAGAACTTTTGTGCCTCTAATTCTCTtcatcattatctattttattatCTATAATTTCCAAACATTTTGggtctctgttttggttttatcaGTAGTTTTTGGGTTGTTTGTCTTGGTTCAACTCCTTTATCCAGTTGAAGGCTTTTACTTTATGTATGTGTTAGGCATCATGATGTTGGGGGGTTTCTTAGCTGTCTTTGCTTGTGATTATGATCCAAAAATCCATcctttttggttctgtttcttgaCTCTTTCCGTTTTTGAGATGATCATCTATTTTTTCAACTATCCAGGACCGACTAATAGGGCATTCAGCTTCTATTGA